The following proteins are co-located in the Chitinophagales bacterium genome:
- a CDS encoding SDR family oxidoreductase, whose product MNTTLTGRNALVCGSSKGIGKAVAVALAAQGANITLTARNEDSLLSAIRELDTTMGQQHDFMLADFSKPDELKELIFHQLKDTTYQILVNNTGGPAAGNIVDATPEQFEKAFSNHLICNHLLATALLHGMKKSKYGRIINIISTSVKIPLRGLGVSNTIRGAVASWSKTLSNELASSGITVNNVLPGATNTERLREIISGKSQKTGRSPEDIEEEMLAEIPMGRFADPAEVAAAAAFLASPAAGYITGISIAVDGGRTGSL is encoded by the coding sequence ATGAATACAACACTCACCGGCAGAAATGCCCTCGTATGCGGCAGCAGCAAAGGCATTGGAAAGGCAGTGGCGGTTGCGCTCGCTGCACAGGGAGCCAACATCACACTCACAGCGCGCAATGAAGACTCGTTGCTGTCAGCTATCCGCGAACTCGACACAACGATGGGACAACAGCATGATTTTATGCTGGCTGATTTTTCAAAACCCGATGAACTGAAGGAGCTGATCTTTCATCAGCTAAAGGATACAACGTATCAGATCCTCGTGAACAATACCGGCGGCCCGGCTGCAGGCAATATTGTGGATGCAACGCCGGAGCAGTTTGAGAAAGCCTTCAGCAATCACCTGATCTGCAACCACCTGCTGGCGACGGCACTGCTGCACGGCATGAAGAAGAGCAAGTATGGACGCATCATCAATATCATTTCTACCTCGGTAAAGATTCCGTTACGCGGCCTCGGTGTATCCAACACCATACGCGGTGCCGTGGCAAGCTGGTCGAAGACGCTGTCGAATGAACTTGCATCATCCGGCATCACGGTGAATAATGTATTGCCCGGCGCCACGAATACGGAAAGGTTGCGGGAAATAATATCCGGCAAATCGCAGAAAACGGGAAGAAGCCCTGAAGATATTGAAGAAGAAATGCTGGCGGAAATTCCGATGGGCCGCTTTGCTGACCCCGCGGAGGTGGCCGCGGCGGCGGCCTTCCTGGCCTCGCCGGCGGCAGGTTATATTACAGGTATCAGTATAGCGGTAGATGGCGGAAGGACAGGATCATTGTGA
- a CDS encoding 3-hydroxyanthranilate 3,4-dioxygenase has protein sequence MIQRAFSFKTWIDENRHLLKPPVGNRQVYVGNDNFIVMVVGGPNSRKDYHYNETEEFYYQLEGDVVVKIVEDGKFVDIPIKEGEIFLLPKQTPHSPRRGPNTIGLVMEVYRPDAKDGFQWYCENCGNMLHEEKLHVRDIVKDLPVVMNNFYASQDLRTCKKCGHVMEPPK, from the coding sequence ATGATACAACGCGCCTTCAGCTTCAAGACATGGATAGATGAAAACAGGCACCTCCTCAAACCACCCGTCGGCAACCGGCAGGTGTATGTCGGCAACGACAACTTTATTGTGATGGTGGTAGGCGGTCCCAACTCCCGCAAAGATTATCATTACAATGAAACGGAAGAATTTTATTATCAGCTCGAAGGCGACGTAGTGGTGAAAATTGTGGAAGACGGAAAGTTTGTGGACATACCCATTAAAGAAGGCGAGATTTTCCTGCTACCGAAACAAACCCCGCATTCCCCGCGGCGCGGACCCAATACCATCGGCCTTGTGATGGAAGTGTACCGCCCCGATGCCAAAGACGGCTTTCAATGGTATTGTGAAAATTGCGGCAACATGCTGCATGAAGAAAAACTGCATGTGAGGGACATCGTGAAAGACCTTCCTGTAGTGATGAATAATTTCTACGCCTCTCAGGACCTGCGCACCTGTAAGAAATGTGGCCATGTGATGGAGCCGCCTAAATAG
- a CDS encoding T9SS type A sorting domain-containing protein has protein sequence MNKFLTPNQKSMNALKSHIGKLLMFAVLFLVAGQGKAQNPTYNVYITNDSSIGCDKYKFDLWVQRTGTTPMEVANIAFGINFNPSAKGTNHVAISYVSGSSGFNAAESPVTSSTTFNNSTNTVNFTARANPGAGSGTVISNGSEPCGQGGTRYGTFIMQIVNKGSGTSISQTISSSAISGVGTSFLTQLQAGMTIYNQLGQALGVIQTISSNTSLTLTAPIPSGLASSTSTSWGFSGGTAPSQCYTSGQQPLVDFNFVAASGKTATLVSAYVGGIAVNVNSTGTFSDITSCVTLTGNTGTGASINITGLSSTVGLSPGMPITGPGIAANTYITAINSATSLTVSPAPTAAQTGVSLQFCGSSACTNNPSLNPAATCTGLVTGTTPVTCFGLNTGTATVSMTFTGGAGFPFTQFTVDGVGQPIPVSSPFTVTGLSAGAHTIAWVTSSGCSNSVVATVGNTAPIATSYSTSACDSYALPWGGTAAVNGAYVHTYISHLGCDSVVTANVTINHSSEPSSFTASACESYSLPWGGTATATGPYSHTYLNASGCDSVVTANVTINHASAPSSYNASACESYTLPWGGTATASGPYTHTYTNAEGCDSVVTANVTINHASTPTSYNATACDSYALPWGGTATASGPYTHTYTNAEGCDSVVTANVTINHSSTPTSYNATACDSYALPWGGTATASGPYTHTYTNAEGCDSVVTANVTINHSSTPTSYNATACESYALPWGGTATASGPYTHTYTNAEGCDSVVTANVTINHASTPTSYNATACDSYALPWGGTATASGPYTHTYTNAEGCDSVVTANVTINHSSTPTSYNATACDSYALPWGGTATASGPYTHTYTNAEGCDSVVTANVTINHSSTPTSYNATACESYALPWGGTATASGPYTHTYTNAEGCDSIVTANVTINHASTPTSYNATACDSYALPWGGTAIASGPYTHTYTNAEGCDSVVTANVTINHASTPTSYNATACDSYALPWGGTATASGPYTHTYTNAEGCDSVVTANVTINHSSTPTSYNATACESYSLPWGGTATVSGPYTHTYTNAEGCDSVVTANVTINHASTPTSFAAAACESYTLPWGGTATASGPYTHTYTNAEGCDSVVTANVTINSSSISTSYDATACDSYALPWGGTATASGPYTHTYTNGTGCDSVVTANVTINHSSTPTSFNATACDSYALPWGGTATASGPYTHTYTNAEGCDSVVTANVTINHASTPTSYNATACDSYALPWGGTVTASGPYTHTYTNAEGCDSVVTANVTINHSSTPTSYNATACDSYALPWGGTATASGPYTHTYTNAEGCDSVVTANVTINHSSTPTSYNATACDSYALPWGGTATASGPYTHTYTNAEGCDSVVTANVTINHASTPTSYNATACESYALPWGGTATASGPYTHTYTNAEGCDSVVTANVTINHASAPTSFNATACDSYALPWGGTATASGPYTHTYTNAEGCDSVVTANVTINHSSTPTSYNATACESYALPWGGTATASGPYTHTYTNAEGCDSVVTANVTINHASTPTSYNATACDSYALPWGGTATASGPYTHTYTNAEGCDSVVTANVTINHASAPTSFNATACDSYALPWGGTATASGPYTHTYTNAEGCDSVVTANVTINHSSTPTSFNAVACDSYTLPWGGTVTASGPYSHTYTNAAGCDSVVTANVTINVSPVANVTPANPAAACEGVTFLLQANTGAGLTYQWYSFGNILAGETNSTYMVGPNAKKKYKVVVTSAEGCSTTSNVVEINRLATPNANVIIVNPADNPDLCINGKVKLRGNGASGIPLGYQWNYNGNDIPGATNRDYIALVVGSYRVTVTNLNTGCQTLSAPVAVINTCKESGIASMEQAVFETYPNPTDGHFVIHLALTNKSDGDAIVQVFNALGQSVVGETVPVANGDLMKEINLQEGDAAGMYMVRVIFDGQVYQGQIVVQH, from the coding sequence ATGAATAAATTTCTAACCCCAAATCAAAAAAGCATGAATGCTTTAAAATCACACATTGGCAAGTTGCTGATGTTCGCTGTCCTTTTTTTGGTTGCAGGCCAAGGCAAGGCACAAAACCCAACTTACAATGTCTACATCACCAATGACTCCAGTATTGGTTGCGACAAATATAAGTTTGATCTATGGGTGCAACGCACAGGCACAACGCCCATGGAAGTTGCGAACATCGCTTTTGGTATCAACTTTAATCCTTCCGCAAAAGGTACCAATCACGTAGCCATCTCCTACGTATCCGGCAGTTCGGGTTTTAATGCTGCAGAGTCTCCGGTTACTTCCAGCACGACTTTTAATAACAGTACCAATACCGTAAACTTTACGGCACGTGCCAATCCGGGCGCGGGATCGGGCACAGTTATTTCCAACGGTTCTGAACCTTGCGGACAAGGCGGCACCCGTTACGGGACCTTTATCATGCAGATTGTGAATAAGGGAAGTGGTACCTCTATCTCGCAAACGATCAGCAGTTCTGCAATCTCCGGCGTAGGGACTTCTTTCCTCACGCAATTACAAGCCGGAATGACCATTTATAATCAGTTGGGACAAGCACTTGGGGTTATACAAACTATTTCGTCTAACACATCACTTACGTTGACAGCACCAATTCCTTCCGGCTTGGCATCTAGTACTTCTACTTCCTGGGGATTTAGTGGAGGAACTGCACCATCGCAATGTTACACTTCTGGACAACAACCCTTGGTTGATTTCAACTTTGTTGCCGCATCCGGTAAAACTGCCACCCTGGTTTCAGCTTACGTTGGCGGTATAGCAGTTAACGTTAATTCAACGGGTACCTTTTCGGATATTACAAGTTGTGTCACCCTCACCGGTAACACCGGAACTGGTGCATCCATTAATATTACAGGATTAAGCAGCACGGTTGGCCTGTCACCCGGCATGCCGATAACCGGTCCTGGCATAGCTGCCAACACTTACATTACTGCTATCAATAGTGCAACATCACTTACCGTTTCACCGGCTCCTACCGCTGCACAGACTGGGGTTTCTTTGCAGTTTTGTGGGAGCAGTGCCTGTACAAACAATCCGTCATTAAACCCGGCAGCTACCTGCACCGGCCTGGTTACCGGCACTACACCGGTTACCTGTTTCGGGTTAAACACCGGTACGGCAACAGTTTCTATGACTTTCACCGGTGGTGCCGGATTCCCATTTACACAGTTTACCGTGGATGGAGTAGGCCAGCCGATTCCGGTTTCTTCTCCGTTTACCGTTACCGGTCTTAGTGCCGGTGCTCACACTATTGCCTGGGTAACCTCAAGCGGTTGCAGCAACAGTGTGGTAGCTACCGTTGGAAATACTGCCCCAATAGCTACTTCTTACAGTACTTCTGCCTGTGACAGTTATGCACTTCCATGGGGTGGAACTGCTGCTGTCAATGGTGCATACGTTCATACTTACATCAGTCATCTTGGTTGCGACAGCGTCGTAACAGCGAATGTAACAATCAACCATTCCAGTGAGCCTTCTTCTTTCACTGCCTCAGCTTGTGAAAGCTACAGCCTGCCATGGGGCGGAACAGCTACGGCCACCGGTCCCTATTCACACACCTACCTTAATGCATCCGGTTGCGACAGCGTGGTAACGGCGAATGTCACCATCAACCACGCCAGTGCGCCTTCTTCTTACAATGCATCAGCTTGTGAAAGCTATACATTACCATGGGGTGGAACAGCCACGGCATCCGGTCCATACACGCATACTTACACGAATGCTGAAGGATGTGATAGCGTGGTAACAGCGAACGTGACGATCAACCACGCTAGTACGCCAACCTCATATAATGCCACGGCTTGCGACAGTTATGCATTACCATGGGGTGGAACAGCCACGGCGTCCGGTCCGTACACGCATACTTACACGAATGCAGAAGGATGTGATAGCGTGGTAACAGCGAATGTGACCATCAATCACTCCAGTACGCCAACCTCATACAATGCCACAGCGTGCGACAGTTATGCATTGCCATGGGGTGGAACCGCCACGGCGTCCGGTCCGTACACGCATACTTACACAAATGCTGAAGGATGCGACAGTGTAGTAACCGCGAATGTGACCATCAATCACTCCAGCACACCAACCTCTTACAATGCAACAGCTTGTGAAAGCTATGCATTACCATGGGGTGGAACAGCCACGGCGTCCGGTCCTTACACACATACTTACACAAATGCTGAAGGCTGCGACAGTGTGGTAACAGCCAATGTAACTATCAACCATGCCAGTACACCAACATCATACAATGCCACAGCATGCGACAGTTATGCATTGCCATGGGGAGGAACAGCCACTGCATCCGGTCCATACACGCATACTTACACGAATGCTGAAGGATGTGACAGTGTAGTAACAGCGAACGTGACGATCAACCACTCCAGTACGCCAACCTCATATAATGCCACAGCGTGCGACAGTTATGCATTACCATGGGGCGGAACAGCCACTGCATCCGGTCCGTACACACATACTTACACAAATGCTGAAGGATGCGACAGTGTGGTAACAGCAAATGTGACCATCAACCACTCCAGTACGCCCACCTCTTACAATGCCACAGCTTGTGAAAGCTATGCATTGCCATGGGGCGGAACAGCCACGGCATCCGGTCCGTACACGCATACTTACACGAATGCTGAAGGCTGCGACAGTATAGTAACCGCGAATGTGACGATCAACCATGCCAGCACACCAACCTCATACAATGCCACAGCATGCGACAGTTATGCATTGCCATGGGGTGGAACAGCCATAGCGTCGGGTCCATACACGCATACTTACACGAATGCAGAAGGATGTGACAGTGTGGTAACAGCGAACGTGACGATTAACCACGCCAGCACGCCAACATCATATAATGCCACCGCCTGCGACAGTTATGCATTACCATGGGGAGGAACAGCCACAGCATCCGGTCCATACACGCATACTTACACGAATGCTGAAGGCTGCGACAGTGTGGTAACCGCGAATGTGACGATCAACCACTCCAGTACGCCCACCTCTTACAATGCCACAGCTTGTGAAAGCTATTCATTGCCATGGGGCGGAACAGCCACAGTATCCGGTCCATACACGCATACTTACACGAATGCTGAAGGCTGCGATAGTGTGGTAACAGCCAATGTAACTATCAACCATGCAAGTACACCAACATCATTTGCTGCTGCTGCCTGTGAGAGCTATACATTGCCATGGGGCGGAACCGCCACCGCGTCCGGCCCGTACACGCATACTTACACGAATGCAGAAGGATGTGACAGTGTAGTGACCGCTAATGTTACGATTAACAGCTCCAGCATTTCAACTTCCTATGATGCAACAGCATGCGACAGTTATGCCTTGCCATGGGGCGGAACCGCCACAGCATCGGGTCCGTACACACATACATACACTAACGGTACCGGTTGCGACAGCGTGGTAACTGCGAATGTCACCATCAATCACTCCAGTACGCCAACTTCGTTCAATGCTACCGCTTGCGACAGTTATGCATTACCATGGGGTGGAACAGCCACGGCGTCGGGCCCGTATACGCATACTTACACGAATGCGGAAGGATGTGATAGCGTGGTAACAGCGAATGTGACGATCAACCACGCCAGCACACCAACCTCATATAATGCCACGGCTTGCGACAGTTATGCATTACCATGGGGTGGAACAGTCACGGCGTCGGGTCCGTACACGCATACTTACACGAATGCAGAAGGATGTGATAGCGTGGTAACAGCGAATGTGACCATCAATCACTCCAGCACACCAACCTCATACAATGCCACAGCATGCGACAGTTATGCCTTGCCATGGGGTGGAACCGCCACAGCATCCGGTCCGTACACGCATACTTACACAAATGCTGAAGGCTGCGACAGTGTAGTTACCGCGAATGTGACGATCAATCACTCCAGCACACCTACTTCATACAATGCTACCGCTTGCGACAGTTATGCATTACCATGGGGTGGAACAGCCACGGCGTCCGGTCCTTACACACATACTTACACGAATGCTGAAGGATGCGACAGTGTGGTAACAGCGAACGTGACGATTAACCACGCCAGTACGCCCACCTCTTACAATGCCACAGCTTGCGAAAGCTATGCCTTGCCATGGGGCGGAACAGCCACGGCATCCGGTCCTTACACACATACTTACACGAATGCTGAAGGCTGCGACAGTGTGGTAACCGCGAACGTGACGATTAACCACGCCAGCGCACCAACCTCGTTCAATGCCACAGCATGCGACAGTTATGCATTGCCATGGGGAGGAACCGCCACAGCGTCCGGTCCGTACACACATACTTACACAAATGCTGAAGGATGCGACAGTGTGGTAACCGCGAATGTGACGATCAACCACTCCAGTACGCCCACCTCTTACAATGCCACAGCTTGCGAAAGCTATGCCTTGCCATGGGGCGGAACAGCCACGGCGTCCGGTCCGTACACGCATACTTACACGAATGCTGAAGGCTGCGACAGTGTGGTAACAGCGAACGTGACGATTAACCACGCCAGCACACCAACCTCATACAATGCCACAGCATGCGACAGTTATGCATTGCCATGGGGTGGAACAGCCACAGCATCCGGTCCTTACACACATACTTACACGAATGCTGAAGGCTGCGACAGTGTGGTAACCGCGAACGTGACGATTAACCACGCCAGCGCACCAACCTCGTTCAATGCCACAGCCTGCGACAGTTATGCATTGCCATGGGGTGGAACCGCCACAGCATCCGGTCCATACACGCATACTTACACGAATGCAGAAGGATGCGACAGTGTGGTAACAGCGAATGTGACGATCAACCACTCCAGTACACCTACCTCATTCAATGCAGTAGCTTGCGACAGCTATACATTGCCATGGGGCGGAACGGTGACTGCAAGTGGACCTTACAGCCACACCTACACGAATGCAGCAGGCTGCGACAGTGTTGTAACGGCTAACGTGACCATCAATGTGAGTCCTGTCGCTAATGTAACGCCGGCCAATCCGGCTGCAGCCTGCGAAGGTGTTACCTTCCTCCTCCAGGCTAATACAGGTGCAGGACTTACTTATCAGTGGTACTCATTTGGTAATATTCTTGCCGGTGAAACCAATTCCACTTACATGGTAGGACCTAATGCCAAGAAGAAGTACAAGGTGGTGGTGACTAGTGCGGAAGGTTGTTCTACCACATCTAATGTGGTTGAAATCAACCGTCTTGCCACGCCGAATGCCAATGTTATCATTGTGAATCCAGCTGACAACCCGGATCTTTGTATCAACGGTAAAGTGAAGTTGCGTGGTAATGGTGCTTCAGGCATACCACTCGGATATCAGTGGAATTATAATGGCAATGACATTCCGGGCGCAACCAACAGGGATTACATTGCTTTGGTTGTGGGTAGCTACCGTGTAACCGTAACCAACCTTAACACAGGTTGTCAAACACTTTCAGCACCGGTGGCAGTGATCAATACCTGCAAAGAAAGCGGTATTGCGAGCATGGAGCAGGCAGTATTCGAAACATACCCGAATCCTACTGACGGGCACTTTGTAATTCACCTCGCCCTCACCAATAAGTCAGATGGTGATGCTATAGTACAGGTGTTTAACGCCTTAGGCCAATCTGTGGTTGGTGAAACAGTTCCTGTTGCCAACGGTGACCTGATGAAGGAAATCAATTTACAGGAAGGTGATGCAGCAGGTATGTACATGGTACGCGTGATCTTTGATGGTCAGGTTTACCAGGGTCAGATTGTGGTGCAGCATTAG
- a CDS encoding GIY-YIG nuclease family protein, producing MRSDCINPYCTYITSNPGRTAFYTGVTNNLKRRMSEHLQNRGNRKTFAGRYFCYEPVYYECYPYLTAAIWREKEIKLFKRDRKVALIKSKNPGKMKLIP from the coding sequence ATGAGAAGCGATTGTATAAATCCCTATTGCACTTACATCACATCTAATCCGGGCCGCACTGCATTTTACACCGGTGTAACAAATAATTTGAAGCGAAGGATGTCAGAGCATTTGCAGAACCGCGGAAACCGTAAAACATTTGCCGGCAGATATTTTTGTTATGAACCGGTATATTATGAATGTTATCCGTACCTAACTGCTGCGATCTGGCGTGAGAAGGAGATTAAACTGTTTAAACGTGACAGGAAGGTTGCATTGATAAAATCAAAGAATCCGGGAAAGATGAAGTTGATTCCGTGA
- a CDS encoding T9SS type A sorting domain-containing protein: MGIFTNTNDGGKIKIIQLVVWLLLFLPCFSYGQAQTFTMANTTITLSGTYPSTYTFYDPGGSGGTNSPCAGTGVAPDYPNNANYVETFYVGTGQSIVVAFITGAIAANDYLYIYDGPSTASTLLATYTNVSSMTSSVGSSSNSITFKFTSDATVTCKGWQATFTRNYFMQPGTYSLDCNSAYFSDPSTAHVTSTGSTTCNTGSTSGDYLDSQNMVQTFCTGGTQYITATWNSGLNPFYICASDILKVYDGNSTSASLMQTYTNLSAAPAAVSSSGSCITFEFVSDGSSHEKGWNAALSCGTIVTPANDNCTGAISVTAGSPCTSTPGTTQSATASGSPTVASGTPNDDVWYSFVATTSNPTITVTGTGASMQPVAQLCVGPNTSPTQSTLGGTVFMNSGAALGTATLTPTGLTTGTTYYVRVFDASASNAAYTFTICITGATQQDCAGALNVNSYFSLSGTATSYGAQEYNATSFGCLVGGEHRSLWYKMKVTSAGSIAFSLTPATGQDIDFAIWGPTTLASSCTITQSSAPLRCTFAANGGSVGGLSDSYTDATEGAVGDGWLRSIGCPTCTSSYGETAVAIGQYYTFLIDGWSSFNGNSLTLTWTGTSSLPIILSDFHGESFFDYNQLDWATASEYNNDFWTIERSADGEVFEPLTVMEGYDNSTTSRTYQYYDRSPLNGNNYYRLKQTDIGGTYTYSNIVLLKNFGKEISVEDIYPNPTNGSVTLNLYAGENYQCIVRVLDETGKEMFQYNEELIQGNNFLHLDVSQLHTGIYFLQLMNPRTGNVQTKKLVKM, from the coding sequence ATGGGGATTTTTACAAACACTAACGATGGCGGTAAAATCAAAATCATACAATTGGTTGTATGGCTTTTATTGTTTCTGCCATGCTTCAGTTATGGGCAGGCGCAGACTTTTACCATGGCCAATACCACTATCACCCTTAGTGGTACTTATCCTTCGACATATACTTTTTATGATCCGGGAGGAAGCGGTGGAACAAATTCCCCATGTGCCGGAACCGGTGTAGCACCCGATTATCCAAATAATGCTAATTATGTGGAGACATTTTATGTCGGTACCGGGCAAAGCATAGTCGTTGCATTCATCACCGGCGCCATTGCTGCAAATGACTATCTGTATATTTATGACGGACCTTCTACAGCTTCAACGCTTTTAGCCACCTATACGAATGTTTCGTCAATGACTTCGTCTGTAGGTTCATCTTCCAATTCAATTACTTTTAAATTTACGTCTGATGCAACGGTAACCTGCAAAGGCTGGCAAGCTACGTTTACCCGTAATTATTTCATGCAGCCCGGCACGTATTCTTTGGATTGCAATTCTGCCTATTTCTCTGATCCTTCCACCGCACATGTGACATCAACCGGCAGTACCACTTGCAATACAGGTAGTACCAGCGGTGATTATCTCGACAGTCAGAATATGGTGCAAACCTTCTGCACCGGCGGTACGCAATACATTACGGCCACCTGGAACTCCGGGCTTAACCCGTTTTATATCTGCGCCAGTGATATCTTAAAAGTGTATGACGGTAACAGTACTTCCGCATCACTGATGCAGACGTATACAAATCTCTCGGCAGCACCTGCAGCCGTGAGTTCTTCCGGCTCCTGCATCACCTTTGAATTTGTCTCTGATGGCAGCAGTCATGAGAAGGGATGGAATGCGGCCCTGTCTTGCGGCACCATAGTGACGCCGGCAAATGATAACTGCACGGGTGCCATTTCTGTTACTGCCGGGTCACCCTGTACCTCAACACCAGGTACTACGCAAAGTGCTACAGCATCAGGCTCGCCGACAGTGGCTTCCGGTACCCCGAATGATGATGTCTGGTATTCTTTTGTAGCCACCACATCAAATCCCACTATCACCGTAACAGGTACCGGTGCCAGCATGCAGCCGGTGGCACAGTTATGCGTAGGGCCCAATACATCGCCCACACAATCTACCCTTGGCGGAACGGTGTTTATGAATTCCGGCGCAGCACTCGGCACGGCTACCTTAACACCTACCGGCCTTACCACAGGAACCACCTATTATGTAAGGGTTTTTGATGCCAGTGCATCCAATGCAGCTTACACCTTTACCATCTGTATCACCGGTGCCACGCAGCAGGATTGCGCCGGTGCCCTTAATGTTAACAGTTACTTCTCCCTTTCCGGTACTGCCACCAGTTACGGTGCGCAGGAGTACAATGCTACTTCCTTCGGCTGCCTTGTAGGCGGTGAGCACCGTTCACTCTGGTATAAGATGAAAGTAACGAGTGCCGGCAGTATTGCCTTCTCCTTAACGCCTGCCACGGGCCAGGATATTGATTTCGCCATCTGGGGGCCAACCACGCTGGCCAGCAGTTGCACGATCACGCAAAGTTCCGCTCCATTGCGTTGCACATTTGCGGCTAACGGCGGTTCTGTGGGCGGATTGAGTGACTCCTATACCGATGCAACAGAAGGGGCTGTCGGCGACGGGTGGCTGCGGTCCATCGGCTGCCCGACCTGTACCTCTTCGTATGGAGAAACTGCAGTGGCAATCGGACAATACTACACCTTCCTCATTGACGGCTGGTCGTCGTTCAATGGCAACAGCCTGACGCTTACATGGACGGGTACTTCCTCGTTACCGATCATACTGTCTGATTTTCACGGTGAGAGTTTCTTCGATTACAACCAGCTTGACTGGGCTACGGCTTCAGAGTATAACAATGATTTCTGGACGATTGAACGCTCGGCAGACGGTGAAGTGTTTGAACCGCTCACCGTGATGGAGGGTTATGATAACTCCACCACTTCCAGGACTTATCAATACTACGACCGCAGTCCGCTCAATGGTAATAACTATTACCGTTTAAAGCAGACGGATATCGGCGGCACCTATACATATTCCAACATTGTGTTGCTGAAAAATTTCGGCAAAGAAATTTCGGTGGAAGACATCTATCCAAATCCGACCAATGGATCTGTGACGCTTAATCTGTATGCCGGTGAAAACTACCAATGCATTGTGCGCGTACTGGATGAAACAGGAAAAGAGATGTTTCAATACAACGAAGAACTCATACAAGGGAATAACTTCCTGCATCTTGATGTAAGCCAGTTGCATACAGGTATTTATTTCCTGCAACTGATGAATCCGCGGACGGGGAATGTGCAGACGAAGAAACTGGTTAAGATGTAA